The Thamnophis elegans isolate rThaEle1 chromosome Z, rThaEle1.pri, whole genome shotgun sequence genome contains a region encoding:
- the CCR4 gene encoding C-C chemokine receptor type 4 — protein sequence MMSTSESASITIEYSLTTDEYGYEYEPCIKDGVRGFGSLFLPTLYSLVFLLGLTGNTLVVLVLLKYKRLRSMTDIYVLNLAISDLLFVLGLPFWSYFMADKWIFGDTLCKVSSWIFQIGFFSGIFFIMFMSIDRYLAIVHVAFSLKARTATYGILTSLIIWLVAINVSVPELIFSSSVNDYNRTECKLVYFKNSTAWKLFTCIEINILGLIVPSIVISFCYARIILTLLHCRNNKKKKAVKMIFVVVVMFFMCWTPYNVILFLKCLDDVGIVGECEINKNLDYAEQVTQILTYFHCCLNPIIYFFMGQKFKLYIKLFFKNCVFSKILCKSRGFHKSFYSDSSGSGYTQSTCDEETL from the coding sequence atgatGTCTACCAGTGAATCAGCCAGCATCACCATAGAATACTCTTTAACCACCGATGAGTATGGTTATGAATATGAACCATGCATCAAAGATGGAGTAAGGGGTTTTGGATCATTGTTCCTTCCCACTCTTTATTCACTGGTTTTCTTGCTTGGTTTGACCGGCAATACTTTGGTTGTCTTGGTATTATTGAAATACAAGAGGCTGAGAAGCATGACAGATATTTATGTACTCAATCTTGCCATATCTGATTTGCTTTTTGTTCTTGGTCTTCCTTTTTGGTCTTACTTCATGGCTGATAAATGGATATTTGGAGATACTTTGTGTAAAGTAAGCTCTTGGATCTTCCAGATTGGATTTTTCAGTGGAATCTTTTTTATCATGTTCATGAGTATTGATAGGTATCTTGCTATTGTTCATGTTGCATTTTCACTGAAAGCAAGAACTGCCACCTACGGCATTCTCACTAGTCTTATTATATGGCTAGTGGCCATCAATGTTTCTGTTCCAGAACTCATATTTAGCTCATCAGTAAATGACTATAATCGTACTGAATGCAAATTAGTGTACTTTAAGAATAGCACAGCATGGAAACTCTTTACTTGTATAGAAATCAACATATTAGGCCTCATTGTGCCCTCTATcgtcatttccttttgttatgcAAGAATAATTCTGACCTTGCTGCACTgcagaaataacaaaaaaaagaagGCAGTGAAGATGATCTTCGTTGTGGTGGTCATGTTTTTTATGTGTTGGACACCTTACAATGTTATACTTTTTCTAAAATGTTTGGATGATGTAGGTATTGTTGGAGAATGTGAAATCAACAAAAACCTGGACTATGCAGAACAGGTGACTCAAATCCTAACATATTTTCATTGCTGTTTGAATCCAATCATCTATTTCTTTATGGGACAAAAATTCAAGTTATACATCAAACTGTTCTTCAAAAACTGTGTCTTTTCAAAAATACTTTGTAAATCCCGTGGATTCCACAAATCTTTCTATTCTGACTCATCAGGTTCAGGTTATACTCAATCCACTTGTGATGAAGAGACATTATGA